Proteins found in one Coffea eugenioides isolate CCC68of chromosome 5, Ceug_1.0, whole genome shotgun sequence genomic segment:
- the LOC113771112 gene encoding choline transporter protein 1 isoform X1, translating into MRPLGPVIGRYPSSDGNTQMGVGIIKHNRKCRDVVFLVIFIAFWVAMIVNSSFGFNQGNPLRLVYGLDYKGNVCGDRHADPDLHELELRYWLNPNQVYQSGLKNSQVKLENARSICLLDCPIPSEDSLNWVCDYPDGDVKLSTDDWIDRNYDYFADLTPELRNSSLQLQGPCYPVIFPSVNVYWSCQLVARASNVSLRHWQQMGGVNIMEDIVIDKSIHRAINSRSAVLKRYVADVGKAWPVLLVCGGILPLFLSVIWLLMIRHFVVGMPWVTIVLFNILIVSVTMFYYLKAGWIGNDAISPIIGEHDPYYRVSARELSHLHAAAVLMTAIMIIAVLSSIAIVRRILMATSVLKVAAKVIGEVQALIIFPVIPYAILAIFYMFWFSAALNLFSSGRVIQNNCSTNCCAYDLKSKKVSCDNCCGYSIHYTPHLTAAILFHLFGCYWATQFFVACSSTVIAGSVASYYWTRGEAQQDIPFLPVFASMKRLIRYSLGSVALGSLIVSFVESARFILEALRRKLKVANSMPESWVGRVLFRSSQFCLRCIGWTIKSVNHNAYIMIAITGKGFFKASEIATELIISNILRIGKVNVIGDVILFLGKLCVSLTSALFAFLMLDTHKYKSAHNKISSPIVPVLVCWSLGYVVATLFFAVVEMSIDTIILSFCQDSEEHQGTAQYAPPLLIETLSDQNEMQRLTQ; encoded by the exons ATGAGACCCCTGGGGCCAGTGATTGGGAGGTACCCTTCAAGTGATGGGAATACTCAAATGGGGGTTGGAATCATAAAGCATAACAGGAAATGTAGAGACGTTGTGTTTCTAGTCATCTTCATTGCCTTCTGGGTGGCAATGATTGTTAACTCCAGCTTTGGATTTAACCAAGGAAACCCTTTaag GTTAGTCTACGGACTGGACTATAAGGGGAATGTATGCGGTGACAGACATGCAGATCCAGACCTTCACGAATTGGAACTAAGGTATTGGTTAAATCCGAACCAGGTATACCAAAGTGGCTTGAAGAACAGCCAAGtcaagcttgaaaatgctcgGAGTATATGCTTGTTGGATTGCCCTATACCATCAGAAGATTCACTCAATTGGGTCTGTGACTATCCTGATGGTGATGTCAAGCTCTCAACAGATGATTGGATTGACAGAAATTATGATTACTTTGCAGACCTCACTCCTGAGCTGAGAAACAGTTCTCTTCAACTTCAAGGTCCTTGTTACCCAGTCATATTTCCGAGCGTCAATG TTTATTGGAGCTGTCAGTTAGTTGCTCGTGCATCAAACGTGTCTTTGCGGCATTGGCAACAGATGGGTGGAGTGAATATCATGGAGGATATTGTAATTGACAAGTCTATTCACAGGGCAATCAACTCTCGCTCAGCAGTCTTGAAG AGATATGTTGCTGATGTTGGGAAAGCTTGGCCAGTTTTGCTTGTGTGTGGGGGAATTTTGCCATTATTCCTGTCAGTTATATGGCTTTTGATGATTCGTCACTTTGTTGTGGGAATGCCATGGGTTACTATTGTTCTCTTTAACATTCTCATTGTGTCAGTAACAATGTTCTACTACCTGAAAG CTGGCTGGATTGGAAATGATGCCATCTCCCCCATTATTGGTGAACATGATCCATATTATCGGGTTTCTGCGAGG GAGCTAAGTCATCTCCATGCTGCTGCTGTCCTCATGACTGCAATTATGATTATTGCTGTTCTATCATCTATTGCTATAGTTCGCCGCATCCTTATGGCAACATCCGTTCTTAAG GTTGCAGCAAAAGTCATTGGGGAGGTCCAGGCACTAATTATCTTTCCAGTCATCCCTTATGCCATTCTTGCTATCTTTTACATGTTCTGGTTTTCAGCCGCACTCAATCTCTTTAGTTCAGGAAGGGTGATCCAAAATAATTGCAGCACCAATTGTTGTGCATATGATCtaaagtcaaaaaaagtgaGCTGCGATAACTGCTGTGGCTATAGCATACATTATACTCCTCATCTCACAGCTGCAATCCTATTCCACTTGTTTGGATGCTATTGGGCTACGCAATTTTTTGTTGCCTGCTCTTCAACTGTAATTGCTGGCTCTGTTGCTTCGTACTATTGGACACGAGGTGAAGCACAG CAGGATATTCCATTTCTCCCTGTTTTTGCCTCAATGAAGCGGCTAATTCGTTACAGCCTAGGATCTGTTGCCCTTGGTTCTCTCATTGTATCATTTGTTGAGTCAGCGAGATTTATACTTGAAGCACTTCGTCGCAAACTTAAAGTTGCTAATTCCATGCCTGAAAGCTGGGTTGGAAGGGTATTATTTCGCTCTTCTCAGTTTTGCTTGAGGTGTATTGGGTGGACCATCAAATCTGTGAACCATAATGCCTATATAATG ATTGCTATAACAGGAAAAGGCTTCTTTAAAGCTTCTGAGATCGCAACAGAGTTGATCATCAGTAACATCCTTCGGATAGGGAAGGTGAATGTTATTGGAGACGTAATCCTGTTCCTTGGAAAGCTATGTGTCAGTCTAACAAGTGCACTTTTCGCCTTTCTCATGCTGGATACTCACAAATATAAATCAGCGCACAACAAAATTTCATCTCCTATAGTTCCTGTGCTG GTTTGCTGGAGTCTTGGATATGTTGTTGCCACCCTTTTCTTTGCAGTTGTGGAGATGTCAATCGATACCATCATCCTTTCTTTTTGCCAGGATTCTGAAGAGCACCAGGGGACTGCTCAATATGCCCCTCCCCTCCTTATTGAGACTTTGAGCGATCAAAATGAGATGCAAAGACTTACTCAATGA
- the LOC113771112 gene encoding choline transporter protein 1 isoform X2, with protein MRPLGPVIGRYPSSDGNTQMGVGIIKHNRKCRDVVFLVIFIAFWVAMIVNSSFGFNQGNPLRLVYGLDYKGNVCGDRHADPDLHELELRYWLNPNQVYQSGLKNSQVKLENARSICLLDCPIPSEDSLNWVCDYPDGDVKLSTDDWIDRNYDYFADLTPELRNSSLQLQGPCYPVIFPSVNVYWSCQLVARASNVSLRHWQQMGGVNIMEDIVIDKSIHRAINSRSAVLKRYVADVGKAWPVLLVCGGILPLFLSVIWLLMIRHFVVGMPWVTIVLFNILIVSVTMFYYLKAGWIGNDAISPIIGEHDPYYRVSARELSHLHAAAVLMTAIMIIAVLSSIAIVRRILMATSVLKVAAKVIGEVQALIIFPVIPYAILAIFYMFWFSAALNLFSSGRVIQNNCSTNCCAYDLKSKKVSCDNCCGYSIHYTPHLTAAILFHLFGCYWATQFFVACSSTVIAGSVASYYWTRGEAQDIPFLPVFASMKRLIRYSLGSVALGSLIVSFVESARFILEALRRKLKVANSMPESWVGRVLFRSSQFCLRCIGWTIKSVNHNAYIMIAITGKGFFKASEIATELIISNILRIGKVNVIGDVILFLGKLCVSLTSALFAFLMLDTHKYKSAHNKISSPIVPVLVCWSLGYVVATLFFAVVEMSIDTIILSFCQDSEEHQGTAQYAPPLLIETLSDQNEMQRLTQ; from the exons ATGAGACCCCTGGGGCCAGTGATTGGGAGGTACCCTTCAAGTGATGGGAATACTCAAATGGGGGTTGGAATCATAAAGCATAACAGGAAATGTAGAGACGTTGTGTTTCTAGTCATCTTCATTGCCTTCTGGGTGGCAATGATTGTTAACTCCAGCTTTGGATTTAACCAAGGAAACCCTTTaag GTTAGTCTACGGACTGGACTATAAGGGGAATGTATGCGGTGACAGACATGCAGATCCAGACCTTCACGAATTGGAACTAAGGTATTGGTTAAATCCGAACCAGGTATACCAAAGTGGCTTGAAGAACAGCCAAGtcaagcttgaaaatgctcgGAGTATATGCTTGTTGGATTGCCCTATACCATCAGAAGATTCACTCAATTGGGTCTGTGACTATCCTGATGGTGATGTCAAGCTCTCAACAGATGATTGGATTGACAGAAATTATGATTACTTTGCAGACCTCACTCCTGAGCTGAGAAACAGTTCTCTTCAACTTCAAGGTCCTTGTTACCCAGTCATATTTCCGAGCGTCAATG TTTATTGGAGCTGTCAGTTAGTTGCTCGTGCATCAAACGTGTCTTTGCGGCATTGGCAACAGATGGGTGGAGTGAATATCATGGAGGATATTGTAATTGACAAGTCTATTCACAGGGCAATCAACTCTCGCTCAGCAGTCTTGAAG AGATATGTTGCTGATGTTGGGAAAGCTTGGCCAGTTTTGCTTGTGTGTGGGGGAATTTTGCCATTATTCCTGTCAGTTATATGGCTTTTGATGATTCGTCACTTTGTTGTGGGAATGCCATGGGTTACTATTGTTCTCTTTAACATTCTCATTGTGTCAGTAACAATGTTCTACTACCTGAAAG CTGGCTGGATTGGAAATGATGCCATCTCCCCCATTATTGGTGAACATGATCCATATTATCGGGTTTCTGCGAGG GAGCTAAGTCATCTCCATGCTGCTGCTGTCCTCATGACTGCAATTATGATTATTGCTGTTCTATCATCTATTGCTATAGTTCGCCGCATCCTTATGGCAACATCCGTTCTTAAG GTTGCAGCAAAAGTCATTGGGGAGGTCCAGGCACTAATTATCTTTCCAGTCATCCCTTATGCCATTCTTGCTATCTTTTACATGTTCTGGTTTTCAGCCGCACTCAATCTCTTTAGTTCAGGAAGGGTGATCCAAAATAATTGCAGCACCAATTGTTGTGCATATGATCtaaagtcaaaaaaagtgaGCTGCGATAACTGCTGTGGCTATAGCATACATTATACTCCTCATCTCACAGCTGCAATCCTATTCCACTTGTTTGGATGCTATTGGGCTACGCAATTTTTTGTTGCCTGCTCTTCAACTGTAATTGCTGGCTCTGTTGCTTCGTACTATTGGACACGAGGTGAAGCACAG GATATTCCATTTCTCCCTGTTTTTGCCTCAATGAAGCGGCTAATTCGTTACAGCCTAGGATCTGTTGCCCTTGGTTCTCTCATTGTATCATTTGTTGAGTCAGCGAGATTTATACTTGAAGCACTTCGTCGCAAACTTAAAGTTGCTAATTCCATGCCTGAAAGCTGGGTTGGAAGGGTATTATTTCGCTCTTCTCAGTTTTGCTTGAGGTGTATTGGGTGGACCATCAAATCTGTGAACCATAATGCCTATATAATG ATTGCTATAACAGGAAAAGGCTTCTTTAAAGCTTCTGAGATCGCAACAGAGTTGATCATCAGTAACATCCTTCGGATAGGGAAGGTGAATGTTATTGGAGACGTAATCCTGTTCCTTGGAAAGCTATGTGTCAGTCTAACAAGTGCACTTTTCGCCTTTCTCATGCTGGATACTCACAAATATAAATCAGCGCACAACAAAATTTCATCTCCTATAGTTCCTGTGCTG GTTTGCTGGAGTCTTGGATATGTTGTTGCCACCCTTTTCTTTGCAGTTGTGGAGATGTCAATCGATACCATCATCCTTTCTTTTTGCCAGGATTCTGAAGAGCACCAGGGGACTGCTCAATATGCCCCTCCCCTCCTTATTGAGACTTTGAGCGATCAAAATGAGATGCAAAGACTTACTCAATGA
- the LOC113772234 gene encoding putative nuclear RNA export factor SDE5 has product MEPEELPSTLSYYDNDKRNLEQLLETFGSVVSLDDIASAYCQSGRNLYAARNILCNLQCCTSKSSIFTSEEELQSANASSVCPSDNSVEMAQDSKSKPRKSPACMGIVSSVIGKQYVMPKTSTNGSCKPKPLILNSDDIPVSEVWDEKDFLNSTERSGTMSHDIEEFLFKMLGEGFSLNKSVIQDIVGQCGYDVTKSMDKLLDLSASTLGKSDDVLKASSEKPKQGYHNMVSLLPEDQIPCTSFESLKYTPDTGNVEHQADRRNRHDLEKEVLGTLFTVRPRPEPEPKKYHPMKEVRRSSLHHFIVEEPLKETVIEDEPVIRTKQVSENSNEENEDDYDVLRKAVMEYWTTMKEYYKAAADAFAINDHEKAHKLMEEGHFFMKKAREADEKSAEKLIESNDEEEMFVDLNEFEPKDALRFLKIQLTSLSGIASYKYLKVLVGSNEQNAKSGPRKRLITKLLERESITWSEEGNGWVIVIQLDVIDPKKLSFGRK; this is encoded by the exons ATGGAACCTGAAGAACTCCCTTCAACCTTGTCGTATTATGACAATGACAAGAGGAATCTTGAGCAGTTGCTTGAAACCTTTGGTTCTGTGGTTTCTCTTGATGATATAGCATCTGCTTATTGTCAATCAGGTCGCAATCTATACGCTGCCAGAAATATCCTGTGTAATCTCCAATGTTGCACCTCTAAATCTTCCATATTTACGTCAGAGGAGGAATTGCAGTCTGCAAATGCATCTTCAGTATGTCCATCAGATAATTCTGTGGAAATGGCTCAAGATTCTAAATCAAAGCCTAGAAAATCTCCAGCATGCATGGGAATTGTCTCAAGTGTGATTGGAAAACAGTATGTCATGCCCAAAACTTCAACTAATGGATCTTGCAAACCTAAACCACTTATTTTGAATTCAGATGATATACCTGTATCTGAAGTGTGGGACGAGAAAGATTTTCTGAACTCTACAGAAAGGAGTGGCACCATGAGCCATGATATTGAAGAATTCCTTTTTAAAATGCTTGGAGAAGGCTTCTCTCTCAACAAGAGTGTGATTCAGGATATTGTTG GCCAATGCGGTTATGATGTGACAAAG AGCATGGATAAACTTCTGGATTTGTCTGCATCAACTCTGGGGAAGAGCGATGATGTTCTAAAAGCATCTTCTGAGAAA CCAAAACAAGGATATCACAACATGGTATCTTTGCTACCTGAGGACCAAATCCCATGCACTTCTTTTGAAAG TTTGAAGTATACTCCTGACACTGGAAATGTGGAGCACCAGGCTGATAGGAGAAACAGGCATGATCTTGAGAAAGAAGTTTTAGGCACCCTGTTTACTGTTCGTCCAAGACCAGAGCCTGAAcctaagaagtatcatccaatGAAAGAAGTCAGGAGATCATCATTGCACCACTTTATTGTTGAAGAGCCTCTAAAAGAGACAGTAATAGAAGACGAACCTGTCATCAGAACAAAACAAGTTAGTGAAAACA GTAATGAAGAGAATGAGGATGACTATGACGTCTTGCGAAAAGCTGTGATGGAGTACTGGACTACCATGAAAGAGTATTATAAAGCT GCTGCTGATGCATTTGCCATAAATGATCATGAAAAAGCTCATAAGCTTATGGAAGAG GGTCATTTCTTTATGAAGAAGGCACGAGAAGCTGATGAAAAATCTGCTGAAAAGCTCATTGAAAG CAATGATGAGGAAGAAATGTTCGTCGATCTGaatgaatttgagccaaaaGATGCTTTGCGCTTTCTGAAAATTCAGTTGACTTCTCTTTCTGGCATCGCAT CTTATAAATATCTCAAGGTACTTGTGGGCAGCAATGAGCAAAACGCCAAGAGTGGGCCTCGCAAGCGTCTG ATCACCAAATTATTGGAGAGGGAGAGCATAACATGGAGTGAAGAAGGAAATGGCTGGGTAATTGTGATTCAGCTGGACGTGATTGATCCAAAGAAATTGAGTTTTGGCAGGAAATAA
- the LOC113769943 gene encoding MLO-like protein 11 isoform X2: protein MVRCFCTDHLCCRFTACGAIHSPVMQSVEKMKEELMLLGFISLLLTATASTISNICIPSKFYGSIFAPCSRNEIDEEMEESNLKHRKLLAAFLRPHSYRRVLNGMNQNTCKENHEPFVSYEGLEQLHRFIFVMAITHISYSCLTMLLAIVKIHTWREWEDEARRVHHHTLTEITRAMTMRRQSTFVRAHTSNPLTRNGLVVWVICFFRQFGRSVVRADYLTLRKGFLMNHNLTSNYDFHSYMVRSMEEEFQRIVGVSGPLWGFVVAFMLFNVKGSNLYFWIASIPIALVLLVGTKLQHIIATLALESAGISVFHPQGRLKPRDELFWFKKPQLLLSLIHFILFQNAFELASFFWFWWQFGYNSCFIKNHMLVYLRLILGFAGQFLCSYSTLPLYALVTQMGSNYKAALIPQGIRETIHGWGKEARRKRRLGIFTDDSTIRTETSTIASLDEDDQQLLDSPRPAPVATEIELQPPTIIITDHSPTPNENSSRIGTPLLRPSATISSTLSPRLMPEMVTRSNSMPTRKDERE, encoded by the exons ATGGTCCGTTGCTTCTGTACTGACCATCTTTGTTGCCGTTTCACTGCTTGTGGAGCGATCCATTCACCGGTTATGCAGT CTgttgaaaaaatgaaagaag AGTTGATGCTTCTTGGCTTTATATCTCTCCTACTCACAGCCACAGCAAGCACTATATCCAATATTTGCATACCATCAAAGTTCTACGGTAGTATTTTTGCTCCCTGCAGTaggaatgaaattgatgaagaaATGGAGGAGAGCAACTTGAAGCATCGTAAACTTTTGGCAGCTTTTCTACGTCCTCACTCATATAGGAGAGTGTTGAATGGCATGAATCAGAATACCTGCAAAGAG AATCATGAACCGTTTGTCTCGTATGAAGGTCTTGAGCAACTGCATCGCTTCATCTTTGTCATGGCAATCACGCATATATCTTACAGCTGCTTAACAATGTTGCTGGCAATTGTAAAG ATCCACACTTGGAGGGAATGGGAGGATGAGGCTCGCAGGGTCCATCATCATACATTAACCG AGATCACTCGAGCAATGACAATGCGAAGGCAATCAACATTTGTTAGAGCCCATACATCAAATCCCTTGACCAGGAATGGTTTAGTTGTTTGGGTG ATTTGTTTTTTCCGGCAATTTGGGCGTTCAGTGGTTCGTGCTGATTACCTGACCCTCCGCAAGGGGTTTCTCATG AACCACAACCTTACATCAAACTATGATTTTCACAGCTATATGGTTCGATCCATGGAGGAAGAATTCCAAAGGATAGTTGGTGTGAG TGGCCCACTCTGGGGGTTTGTTGTGGCTTTCATGTTGTTCAATGTCAAAG GATCGAATCTTTATTTTTGGATTGCATCGATCCCAATTGCT CTTGTTTTGCTTGTGGGCACAAAGCTGCAGCATATTATTGCAACATTGGCTTTGGAGAGTGCTGGAATTAGTGTATTTCACCCCCAAGGAAGGTTAAAGCCACGAGATGAACTTTTTTGGTTCAAGAAGCCACAACTATTGTTGTCCTTAATTCATTTTATTCTCTTCCAG AATGCGTTTGAGCTGGCGTCCTTTTTCTGGTTCTGG TGGCAATTTGGATATAATTCATGCTTTATTAAGAACCACATGCTTGTGTATCTACGGCTAATTCTGGG GTTTGCAGGACAGTTTCTGTGCAGCTATAGCACCTTGCCGCTCTATGCTCTTGTGACTCAG ATGGGTTCAAACTACAAGGCAGCGTTAATTCCCCAGGGAATACGAGAGACGATCCATGGTTGGGGCAAGGAAGCAAGGAGGAAAAGAAGGTTGGGCATTTTCACTGATGATTCGACTATCAGAACAGAGACGAGCACAATAGCATCCCTTGATGAAGATGACCAACAGTTGCTAGACAGCCCTCGACCTGCACCTGTTGCCACTGAAATTGAGTTACAGCCACCCACCATCATAATTACTGATCATTCTCCAACTCCtaatgaaaattcaagcagGATTGGTACGCCTCTCCTTCGACCTTCGGCTACCATATCTTCCACACTTTCTCCTAGACTTATGCCAGAAATGGTTACGAGATCAAATTCAATGCCTACAAGAAAGGATGAAAGAGAGTGA
- the LOC113769943 gene encoding MLO-like protein 11 isoform X1, protein MAENAQESRSLALTPTWSVASVLTIFVAVSLLVERSIHRLCSWLRKTNRKPLLAAVEKMKEELMLLGFISLLLTATASTISNICIPSKFYGSIFAPCSRNEIDEEMEESNLKHRKLLAAFLRPHSYRRVLNGMNQNTCKENHEPFVSYEGLEQLHRFIFVMAITHISYSCLTMLLAIVKIHTWREWEDEARRVHHHTLTEITRAMTMRRQSTFVRAHTSNPLTRNGLVVWVICFFRQFGRSVVRADYLTLRKGFLMNHNLTSNYDFHSYMVRSMEEEFQRIVGVSGPLWGFVVAFMLFNVKGSNLYFWIASIPIALVLLVGTKLQHIIATLALESAGISVFHPQGRLKPRDELFWFKKPQLLLSLIHFILFQNAFELASFFWFWWQFGYNSCFIKNHMLVYLRLILGFAGQFLCSYSTLPLYALVTQMGSNYKAALIPQGIRETIHGWGKEARRKRRLGIFTDDSTIRTETSTIASLDEDDQQLLDSPRPAPVATEIELQPPTIIITDHSPTPNENSSRIGTPLLRPSATISSTLSPRLMPEMVTRSNSMPTRKDERE, encoded by the exons ATGGCAGAAAATGCACAGGAATCCAGGTCATTGGCCCTGACTCCGACATGGTCCGTTGCTTCTGTACTGACCATCTTTGTTGCCGTTTCACTGCTTGTGGAGCGATCCATTCACCGGTTATGCAGT TGGTTGAGGAAAACTAATCGGAAACCTTTGCTTGCAGCTgttgaaaaaatgaaagaag AGTTGATGCTTCTTGGCTTTATATCTCTCCTACTCACAGCCACAGCAAGCACTATATCCAATATTTGCATACCATCAAAGTTCTACGGTAGTATTTTTGCTCCCTGCAGTaggaatgaaattgatgaagaaATGGAGGAGAGCAACTTGAAGCATCGTAAACTTTTGGCAGCTTTTCTACGTCCTCACTCATATAGGAGAGTGTTGAATGGCATGAATCAGAATACCTGCAAAGAG AATCATGAACCGTTTGTCTCGTATGAAGGTCTTGAGCAACTGCATCGCTTCATCTTTGTCATGGCAATCACGCATATATCTTACAGCTGCTTAACAATGTTGCTGGCAATTGTAAAG ATCCACACTTGGAGGGAATGGGAGGATGAGGCTCGCAGGGTCCATCATCATACATTAACCG AGATCACTCGAGCAATGACAATGCGAAGGCAATCAACATTTGTTAGAGCCCATACATCAAATCCCTTGACCAGGAATGGTTTAGTTGTTTGGGTG ATTTGTTTTTTCCGGCAATTTGGGCGTTCAGTGGTTCGTGCTGATTACCTGACCCTCCGCAAGGGGTTTCTCATG AACCACAACCTTACATCAAACTATGATTTTCACAGCTATATGGTTCGATCCATGGAGGAAGAATTCCAAAGGATAGTTGGTGTGAG TGGCCCACTCTGGGGGTTTGTTGTGGCTTTCATGTTGTTCAATGTCAAAG GATCGAATCTTTATTTTTGGATTGCATCGATCCCAATTGCT CTTGTTTTGCTTGTGGGCACAAAGCTGCAGCATATTATTGCAACATTGGCTTTGGAGAGTGCTGGAATTAGTGTATTTCACCCCCAAGGAAGGTTAAAGCCACGAGATGAACTTTTTTGGTTCAAGAAGCCACAACTATTGTTGTCCTTAATTCATTTTATTCTCTTCCAG AATGCGTTTGAGCTGGCGTCCTTTTTCTGGTTCTGG TGGCAATTTGGATATAATTCATGCTTTATTAAGAACCACATGCTTGTGTATCTACGGCTAATTCTGGG GTTTGCAGGACAGTTTCTGTGCAGCTATAGCACCTTGCCGCTCTATGCTCTTGTGACTCAG ATGGGTTCAAACTACAAGGCAGCGTTAATTCCCCAGGGAATACGAGAGACGATCCATGGTTGGGGCAAGGAAGCAAGGAGGAAAAGAAGGTTGGGCATTTTCACTGATGATTCGACTATCAGAACAGAGACGAGCACAATAGCATCCCTTGATGAAGATGACCAACAGTTGCTAGACAGCCCTCGACCTGCACCTGTTGCCACTGAAATTGAGTTACAGCCACCCACCATCATAATTACTGATCATTCTCCAACTCCtaatgaaaattcaagcagGATTGGTACGCCTCTCCTTCGACCTTCGGCTACCATATCTTCCACACTTTCTCCTAGACTTATGCCAGAAATGGTTACGAGATCAAATTCAATGCCTACAAGAAAGGATGAAAGAGAGTGA